In Nocardioides sp. zg-1228, a single window of DNA contains:
- a CDS encoding SPFH domain-containing protein, whose protein sequence is MPSIAPVSQRVGRAGKVLLGLGLVVAVLLAVLVVVRPTTVSTGPDQVALHYSDGAFTPRRFQDCVESSQRAWHGPGDKHYSYPSSQRNYVFGQQGDRAAVTFVSKDGIEMSVDGVAAFLLNTDCRTLQKFHDLIGNRYAAYMDSSDGNGSAGWLAMLSVYISRPLETAIDRASQNYTYTELYTDPNVKAQWEQDVLEQMPDLVGRQIDGDEEFFTNFAITLQKPVPPESVKAALVAQQEAVARAKAKEAEAAAQVKAAQAQVEVERAEAAKIAERIKVLGREGYLRQYAIDKGLNPYQPTTGALITNSGP, encoded by the coding sequence ATGCCCTCCATCGCCCCCGTCTCACAGCGTGTCGGCCGCGCCGGCAAGGTCCTGCTGGGCCTCGGGCTGGTCGTCGCCGTCCTGCTCGCTGTGCTCGTCGTCGTGCGGCCGACCACCGTCTCGACCGGCCCCGACCAGGTGGCGCTGCACTACAGCGACGGCGCCTTCACCCCCCGCCGGTTCCAGGACTGCGTGGAGAGCTCGCAGCGGGCCTGGCACGGACCGGGCGACAAGCACTACTCCTACCCGTCCTCGCAGCGCAACTACGTCTTCGGCCAGCAGGGCGACCGCGCTGCGGTGACGTTCGTGAGCAAGGACGGCATCGAGATGTCGGTCGACGGCGTCGCCGCGTTCCTGCTCAACACCGACTGCCGGACCCTGCAGAAGTTCCACGACCTCATCGGCAACCGCTACGCCGCCTACATGGACTCCTCCGACGGCAACGGCTCGGCGGGGTGGCTGGCGATGCTCAGCGTCTACATCAGCCGGCCCCTGGAGACCGCGATCGACCGCGCCAGCCAGAACTACACCTACACCGAGCTCTACACCGACCCCAACGTCAAGGCGCAGTGGGAGCAGGACGTCCTCGAGCAGATGCCCGACCTCGTCGGGCGCCAGATCGACGGCGACGAGGAGTTCTTCACCAACTTCGCCATCACCCTGCAGAAGCCGGTCCCGCCGGAGTCGGTGAAGGCGGCCCTGGTCGCCCAGCAGGAGGCGGTCGCGCGGGCGAAGGCCAAGGAGGCCGAGGCCGCGGCGCAGGTGAAGGCGGCGCAGGCGCAGGTCGAGGTCGAGCGCGCCGAGGCGGCGAAGATCGCCGAGCGGATCAAGGTGCTCGGCCGCGAGGGCTACCTGCGGCAGTACGCGATCGACAAGGGCCTCAACCCCTACCAGCCGACGACCGGCGCGCTGATCACCAACTCCGGACCCTGA
- a CDS encoding pyridoxamine 5'-phosphate oxidase family protein: MHTTHDLSREDCTRLLTAGVAGRVAVTTPTGPHILPVNYAVDHESILIRTTAYSLLGTYGRDAQLCFEVDQFDYELKRGWSVVVRGRGRFVDDQDELAEIARSWQPRPWATGQRNLIVRIAWTEVTGRQLGDGWDPWQHLPVRRLA, translated from the coding sequence ATGCACACCACGCACGACCTGTCCCGGGAGGACTGCACCCGCCTGCTCACTGCCGGCGTCGCAGGCCGGGTCGCGGTCACGACTCCGACCGGGCCGCACATCCTGCCGGTCAACTACGCCGTGGACCACGAGTCCATCCTGATCCGCACCACGGCCTACAGCCTGCTCGGCACCTACGGTCGTGACGCCCAGCTGTGCTTCGAGGTCGACCAGTTCGACTACGAGCTCAAGCGGGGCTGGAGCGTGGTGGTGCGCGGACGCGGACGATTCGTCGACGACCAGGACGAGCTCGCGGAGATCGCCCGGTCGTGGCAGCCGCGCCCGTGGGCCACCGGCCAGCGCAACCTCATCGTCCGGATCGCGTGGACCGAGGTGACGGGCCGCCAGCTCGGCGACGGATGGGACCCGTGGCAGCACCTGCCGGTACGCCGGCTCGCCTGA
- a CDS encoding GAF domain-containing sensor histidine kinase, which translates to MTPTPPSSDLGDDARSLLEAVTAISSDLDLTSVLTRIIEAATALTGARYGALGVLSSDGDLAEFITTGIDERTRALIGDLPRGRGILGVIIEDPSGLRLADLSAHPASVGFPPDHPPMKTFLGMPLRIRGTVFGNLYLTEKAGSGPFTEADERLVEELARTAGYVISNARSFAVSERRRQWLEASAELAELLQPPVDLDAVLPQIVSTARQVSRARAVALLSSLDPEHDSISLAPDATADADRITDMMSAARAAVEPGSSAAVVTTGADGVPLVVVPLRSHLAPVAALVAVAEPGSSLLDVQERDLFAGFADQLALSLDRTQALADRQELALISDRERIARDLHDIVIQRLFATGLQLQGIAAMNGGSAIAERLDKSVADLDDTIKAIRGTIFELQDRRGDSLRAAIRKLVKEYVPVLGFTPVVRTSGPVDTAVPPEIGSQLVAVLREAVSNVARHALADAAEVDVVVAGDRLELRVTDDGVGLPDEMIESGLRNARRRAADLGGTLELSRVGERGTLLVWRVPLQ; encoded by the coding sequence GTGACCCCCACCCCACCCTCCTCCGACCTCGGCGACGACGCCCGCTCGCTGCTCGAGGCCGTCACGGCCATCTCCAGCGACCTCGACCTCACGAGCGTGCTCACCCGCATCATCGAGGCGGCGACCGCGCTGACCGGTGCCCGCTACGGTGCGCTCGGCGTCCTCAGCAGCGACGGCGACCTGGCCGAGTTCATCACCACGGGCATCGACGAGCGCACCCGCGCCCTGATCGGCGACCTGCCCCGCGGACGCGGGATCCTGGGGGTGATCATCGAGGACCCCTCGGGCCTGCGGCTGGCCGACCTGAGCGCCCACCCCGCGTCGGTCGGCTTCCCACCCGACCACCCACCGATGAAGACGTTCCTCGGCATGCCCCTGCGCATCCGGGGCACCGTGTTCGGCAACCTCTACCTCACCGAGAAGGCCGGCAGCGGCCCCTTCACCGAGGCCGACGAGCGGCTCGTCGAGGAGCTCGCCCGCACCGCCGGCTACGTCATCAGCAACGCACGCTCGTTCGCCGTCAGCGAGCGTCGCCGGCAGTGGCTGGAGGCCTCGGCCGAGCTCGCCGAGCTCCTCCAGCCGCCCGTGGACCTCGACGCCGTGCTGCCGCAGATCGTCTCGACCGCACGCCAGGTCTCCCGCGCGCGGGCGGTGGCGCTGCTCTCCTCGCTCGACCCCGAGCACGACTCGATCAGCCTCGCGCCCGACGCCACGGCCGATGCCGACCGGATCACCGACATGATGTCCGCCGCGCGGGCGGCCGTCGAGCCCGGCAGCAGCGCCGCGGTCGTGACGACCGGCGCCGACGGCGTGCCCCTCGTCGTCGTGCCCCTGCGCTCCCACCTCGCCCCCGTCGCTGCGCTCGTCGCGGTCGCCGAGCCCGGCTCGAGCCTGCTCGACGTGCAGGAGCGTGACCTCTTCGCCGGGTTCGCCGACCAGCTGGCGCTGTCCCTCGACCGCACCCAGGCGCTCGCCGACCGTCAGGAGCTGGCGCTGATCTCCGACCGCGAGCGGATCGCCCGCGACCTGCACGACATCGTCATCCAGCGCCTCTTCGCGACCGGCCTGCAGCTGCAGGGCATCGCGGCGATGAACGGCGGCAGCGCGATCGCCGAGCGGCTGGACAAGTCGGTGGCCGACCTCGACGACACGATCAAGGCGATCCGCGGCACCATCTTCGAGCTCCAGGACCGGCGCGGCGACTCGCTGCGCGCCGCGATCCGCAAGCTCGTCAAGGAGTACGTCCCGGTGCTGGGCTTCACCCCGGTGGTCCGCACGTCCGGGCCCGTCGACACGGCCGTCCCGCCGGAGATCGGCTCCCAGCTCGTCGCCGTGCTCCGCGAGGCGGTCTCCAACGTCGCCCGGCACGCCCTGGCCGATGCCGCCGAGGTCGACGTGGTCGTCGCGGGAGACCGCCTCGAGCTGCGGGTGACCGACGACGGCGTCGGCCTGCCGGACGAGATGATCGAGAGCGGCCTGCGCAACGCGCGCCGCCGCGCGGCCGACCTCGGCGGCACGCTGGAGCTGTCCCGCGTCGGCGAGCGCGGCACGCTGCTGGTGTGGCGCGTGCCGCTGCAGTGA
- a CDS encoding response regulator transcription factor, which yields MSEPIRVFLLDDHDVVREGLKFLLEQQEDIVVVGQSATATEATARIPALRPDVAVLDARLPDGSGIEVCRAVRAVDPSINALILTSYDDDEALFAAIMAGASGYVLKEIRSSDLVTAVRHVASGRSLIDPAMTATVLERIRKGPDTPDELSSLTDQERILLGHIAEGLTNRQIAEQMFLAEKTVKNYVSSILSKLGLERRTQAAVLASKLLGGATP from the coding sequence ATGTCCGAGCCGATCCGCGTCTTCCTCCTCGACGACCACGACGTCGTCCGTGAGGGTCTGAAGTTCCTCCTCGAGCAGCAGGAGGACATCGTCGTCGTGGGCCAGTCCGCGACCGCGACCGAGGCGACCGCGCGGATCCCCGCCCTGCGGCCCGACGTCGCCGTGCTCGACGCCCGGCTGCCCGACGGGTCGGGCATCGAGGTGTGCCGGGCCGTGCGGGCGGTCGACCCGTCGATCAACGCCCTCATCCTCACGTCCTACGACGACGACGAGGCGCTCTTCGCCGCCATCATGGCGGGCGCGTCCGGCTACGTCCTCAAGGAGATCCGCAGCTCCGACCTGGTCACCGCCGTGCGCCACGTCGCCTCGGGCCGGTCCCTCATCGACCCGGCCATGACCGCGACCGTGCTGGAGCGGATCCGCAAGGGCCCCGACACCCCCGATGAGCTGAGCTCGCTGACCGACCAGGAGCGCATCCTGCTGGGCCACATCGCCGAGGGCCTGACCAACCGGCAGATCGCCGAGCAGATGTTCCTGGCCGAGAAGACGGTCAAGAACTACGTCTCCAGCATCCTGTCCAAGCTGGGCCTCGAGCGGCGGACGCAGGCCGCCGTGCTGGCCTCCAAGCTCCTCGGTGGCGCCACGCCCTGA